DNA sequence from the Pedobacter sp. W3I1 genome:
TGTTCCTGCTTTTGCAGGCTTAGGCGCGCCACACTGGGATCAACATGCACGGGGTACCATAACTGGATTAACCCGCGGCACAAACAAATCGCATATTGCCAGGGCAGCCTTAGAAAGTATAGCCTATCAAACCATGGATGTTTTGAAAGCTATGGAAGCAGATGCAGGCGTAAATATTGCCGAATTAAGGGTAGATGGTGGCGCTACGGCTAACGATTTATTGATGCAGTTTCAGGCCGATCTGTTAAACTGTAAAGTAATCAGACCAGATGTAACCGAAGTTACCGCTATTGGTGCGGCATACCTGGCCGGATTAGCTACCGGTTTCTGGAAAAGTATAGATCAAATCCGTTCGCAATGGAAAATTAACAGAACTTTTGTTGCTGAAGCAGGAATTGATAATACAGAAAGAATAAAAGGCTGGAACAGGGCAATAAAAGCGGCCAGGGTAAATGCAGAAGACTAACAAAGAGCCGTCGTCACCCTGAATTTAGTTCAGGGTCTTTTATTCCGGAATAAGTATTAATCTATTTCTGAATAGTAAATTAATTATGAATCGCTTAAAATTTTTACGATGAATGTATATCTCGCAGAATTTATTGGTACTGCACTAATGATTCTTTTAGGAAACGGTGTAGTAGCTAATGTAGTACTTAAAGGCACCAAAGGCAATAATAGTGGGTGGATTGTAATTACAACTGCCTGGGCGCTTGCCGTATTTGTAGGCGTTGTTGTTGCCGGCCCGTATAGTGGAGCGCACTTAAATCCAATTGTAACACTCGGACTTGCCATCGGAAAAGGCTTCAGCTGGGCATTGGTTCCATTTTATATTATTGCACAACTGGCTGGTGCAATGACAGGATCTTTTCTGGTTTGGCTTATTTACAAAGATCATTTCGATGCCACAGATGATCAGGGCTTAAAGGCCGCACCTTTTGCAACT
Encoded proteins:
- a CDS encoding MIP/aquaporin family protein; protein product: MNVYLAEFIGTALMILLGNGVVANVVLKGTKGNNSGWIVITTAWALAVFVGVVVAGPYSGAHLNPIVTLGLAIGKGFSWALVPFYIIAQLAGAMTGSFLVWLIYKDHFDATDDQGLKAAPFATAPAIRNMSSNLVSEIIGTFVLIFVIFYFTDASMGTKETVTTPIGLGSMGAIPVAFLVWVIGLALGGTTGYAINPARDLGPRIIHFLIPMKGKGSSDWGYAWVPIVGPIIGSVLAAVAFLLISK